One stretch of Longimicrobiaceae bacterium DNA includes these proteins:
- a CDS encoding Ig-like domain-containing protein, with the protein MSRKKPLCAAGMLAVLALFAGCRDNPTDPATSEMRLELRRGDVPFQEETIAPGGTLQLNAKLITATGSEQDASGATWSTSDIAVATVDTKGKVTAVGVGSTRVIVRLGERADTGVINVAQPVTGALECGDGVVDVSLAPGETQVFVGEEAVNLCLPGSGPQGTEYLLVAFNASTSAGARLNTRVAGSLSTLPSTDLAPARVIVPAPKLREGPVQDERFHEWHLERSRAEFASALRFSVSPPPVTARALPAVGSLMRLNAATFSGGACSNPDYRTGRVVAVSDRAIIVADTTNPANGFTTSDYETIAATFDDLIWRVNTSNFGEPTDIDNNDRVIIFYTRAVNELTPAGADSYVGGFFYNRDLFPKSGSNACAGSNEAEMFYMLVPDPNGEVNGNVRGKNFVLERTFSVLAHEFQHLINDSRRLYVNKALVWEEGWLNEGLSHIAEELAFYAASGYEPRNNLGSGPVSSPHFSRYNVDNVARYINYLREPEKHSLMGEVDELATRGAVWAFLRYVADREPGDDQAMWMRLVNSKTVGLENLEEVLGVDPLQWMEDWQVSVFTDDADIDVDERYTQPSWNFRLLTQFLDTSGRFPLRTLTVRPDAEPIPLDGGAAAFLRARVESGSERAVRTTVEGLPPPSRLRLAVVRID; encoded by the coding sequence ATGTCTAGAAAAAAACCACTGTGCGCCGCCGGCATGCTTGCGGTGCTGGCCCTCTTCGCCGGCTGCCGTGACAATCCCACGGATCCGGCAACCTCCGAGATGCGGCTCGAGCTCCGGCGAGGCGACGTCCCCTTTCAGGAGGAGACTATCGCCCCCGGCGGCACGCTGCAGCTCAATGCCAAACTGATCACCGCTACAGGGTCGGAGCAGGATGCTTCCGGGGCCACCTGGTCCACGAGTGACATCGCCGTCGCCACGGTGGACACGAAGGGCAAGGTCACCGCGGTCGGCGTCGGTTCCACCCGGGTGATCGTCAGGCTCGGCGAGCGCGCCGACACCGGGGTGATCAACGTGGCGCAGCCGGTGACCGGCGCGCTTGAATGCGGAGATGGCGTCGTGGATGTCTCGCTCGCTCCGGGCGAGACCCAGGTCTTCGTGGGGGAGGAGGCCGTCAACCTCTGCCTGCCGGGGTCGGGACCGCAGGGCACGGAATACCTCCTGGTGGCCTTCAACGCGTCCACCAGTGCGGGGGCGCGGCTGAACACGCGTGTTGCCGGATCGCTCTCCACCTTACCCTCGACAGACCTCGCGCCCGCGCGCGTCATCGTGCCGGCTCCGAAGCTCCGGGAGGGTCCGGTCCAGGACGAGCGCTTCCACGAATGGCACCTGGAGAGAAGCCGCGCCGAATTCGCGAGCGCCTTGCGGTTCAGCGTCTCCCCGCCGCCCGTAACCGCGCGTGCGCTTCCCGCGGTGGGATCTCTGATGCGCCTCAATGCGGCGACCTTCTCGGGCGGAGCCTGCTCCAACCCCGACTATCGGACGGGGCGGGTAGTGGCGGTCTCCGATCGGGCCATCATCGTGGCCGACACCACCAACCCCGCGAACGGCTTCACGACCTCGGACTATGAGACAATCGCCGCAACCTTCGATGACCTCATCTGGCGGGTGAACACCTCGAACTTCGGCGAGCCGACGGACATCGACAACAACGATCGCGTCATCATCTTCTACACACGGGCCGTTAACGAGCTCACCCCCGCGGGCGCGGACAGCTACGTGGGTGGCTTCTTCTACAATCGCGATCTCTTCCCCAAGAGCGGATCGAACGCCTGCGCGGGGAGCAACGAAGCCGAGATGTTCTACATGCTGGTCCCGGATCCCAACGGCGAGGTCAACGGGAATGTCCGCGGCAAGAACTTCGTGCTGGAGCGCACCTTCTCGGTCCTGGCGCACGAGTTCCAGCACCTGATCAACGACTCCCGGCGCCTGTACGTGAACAAGGCGCTGGTCTGGGAGGAAGGCTGGTTGAACGAGGGGCTGAGCCACATTGCCGAAGAGCTGGCTTTCTACGCTGCCTCGGGGTACGAGCCGCGCAACAACCTGGGCAGCGGTCCGGTCAGCTCGCCTCACTTCAGCCGGTACAACGTCGACAACGTCGCACGCTACATCAACTACCTGCGTGAGCCGGAGAAACACTCGCTGATGGGCGAGGTGGACGAGCTCGCGACCCGCGGCGCCGTCTGGGCGTTCCTCCGCTACGTGGCGGACCGGGAGCCTGGCGACGACCAGGCAATGTGGATGCGCCTGGTGAACTCGAAGACGGTAGGGCTGGAGAACCTCGAGGAGGTCCTGGGAGTCGATCCGCTCCAGTGGATGGAGGACTGGCAAGTTTCCGTGTTCACAGACGACGCCGACATCGACGTCGACGAGCGCTACACGCAGCCCAGCTGGAACTTCCGTCTCCTCACGCAGTTCCTCGACACCTCCGGGCGCTTCCCGCTGCGCACCCTCACGGTGCGCCCGGATGCCGAGCCCATCCCGCTGGACGGCGGCGCAGCCGCCTTCCTGCGAGCGCGGGTGGAGTCGGGCTCCGAGCGGGCGGTGCGGACGACGGTGGAGGGGCTGCCACCGCCGTCACGCCTGCGGCTGGCGGTCGTGCGGATCGACTGA
- a CDS encoding NAD(P)/FAD-dependent oxidoreductase, whose amino-acid sequence MHERGVAVVGGGPAGMAAAWRLHRAGVPVTVFEAEEWLGGRTRTDRLEGFTIDAGAQLFGSMFTRFRELARQLGLEGELIRASGRDALWREGRAHEVVYGSVTSMLASGGLSWRTKMRLGTTYVPFLQRHSDVLDLHAPELAAEAGLDQESIAEWGQRALDRDFVEHLVYPQLSAYYGALPEETAAGLYHTLARYGIDVSVYALRSGAASLYEAIADRLEAAGREVKRGTRVEALEVARQAVRVALGGEVRDFAGAVVATPAPVACELLRGAPAGLQQWLQGVRYRPALTVALLLDQSFPVRYFGISFARSSARTVVAACVEENKHPALVPEGKGLVVAFARPDVAPDLVQAEPRRILDAVLPDLEGPFPGIEARITRAKVYRWPVGNPVFYPGYLSRLAVFRRQGVEEDAPVAVAGDYQYASSVEGAVTAGLQASERLLARLGGATADQRV is encoded by the coding sequence ATGCACGAGCGTGGAGTAGCGGTGGTCGGCGGAGGACCTGCCGGGATGGCTGCGGCGTGGCGGCTGCACCGGGCCGGCGTTCCCGTGACCGTATTCGAGGCCGAGGAATGGCTGGGGGGACGCACCCGCACCGATCGCCTGGAAGGCTTCACGATCGACGCCGGGGCGCAGCTCTTCGGGTCGATGTTCACCCGTTTCCGGGAGCTGGCGCGGCAGCTCGGGCTGGAGGGGGAGCTGATCCGCGCGAGCGGCCGGGATGCGTTGTGGCGCGAAGGGCGCGCGCACGAGGTCGTTTACGGGTCGGTCACCAGCATGCTCGCTTCGGGCGGGCTCTCCTGGCGCACCAAGATGCGTCTGGGAACGACGTACGTGCCTTTCCTGCAGCGTCATAGCGACGTACTCGACCTGCATGCGCCGGAGCTCGCCGCCGAGGCCGGCCTCGACCAGGAGTCGATCGCGGAGTGGGGACAGCGTGCCCTCGATCGGGATTTCGTGGAGCACCTCGTATATCCTCAGCTCTCCGCCTATTACGGCGCTCTTCCCGAGGAAACTGCGGCGGGCCTCTACCACACACTCGCCCGCTACGGAATCGACGTCAGCGTGTACGCGCTGCGCTCCGGCGCGGCCAGCCTCTACGAAGCGATCGCGGACCGCCTGGAGGCCGCTGGACGGGAGGTGAAGCGAGGCACGCGTGTAGAAGCCCTCGAGGTCGCGAGGCAGGCAGTCAGGGTAGCACTTGGGGGCGAGGTGCGGGACTTCGCGGGGGCGGTCGTCGCTACGCCCGCTCCGGTCGCGTGCGAGTTGCTTCGGGGTGCGCCGGCGGGGCTACAGCAGTGGCTACAGGGAGTCCGCTACCGCCCGGCGCTGACCGTCGCGCTGCTGCTCGACCAATCCTTCCCCGTCCGCTACTTCGGGATCTCATTCGCTCGTTCCAGCGCGCGCACCGTGGTCGCGGCCTGTGTCGAGGAGAACAAGCATCCGGCGCTGGTTCCGGAGGGAAAGGGCTTGGTGGTCGCGTTCGCGCGGCCAGACGTGGCGCCGGATCTGGTGCAGGCGGAGCCGCGTCGGATTCTTGACGCCGTGCTGCCCGACCTGGAGGGGCCCTTTCCCGGAATAGAAGCGCGGATCACCCGCGCAAAGGTATACCGTTGGCCAGTGGGAAATCCTGTCTTCTACCCCGGGTATCTGTCACGGCTGGCGGTCTTTCGGAGGCAGGGGGTGGAGGAAGACGCGCCGGTGGCGGTTGCCGGCGACTACCAGTACGCCAGCTCGGTCGAAGGTGCGGTCACCGCTGGCCTGCAAGCCTCGGAGAGGCTGCTGGCCCGACTCGGGGGAGCAACCGCGGACCAGCGCGTTTGA
- a CDS encoding sigma-54 dependent transcriptional regulator: MSGAPRILIIDDETSILDTLRILLKRDGFEVHTAVGGQQGLEALAEVEPDIVLTDIRMPGVSGIDVLNAAREMDSTLPVILMTAQASLQSAIQAVNQGAFHYVQKPFSNDEMLVICRRAAESRQLRQENRALKSEIRRRDASQAVRPIGKSRAFNDVIRLAETVAPTDSTVLISGESGTGKEVVARFIHALSDRSDGPFLSINCGALPENLLESELFGHVKGSFTGAVRDKAGLFVAAKGGTFFLDEVGEMSPATQVKLLRALQEREVIPVGATEAVPVDVRIIAATNRDLEEEIRRGTFRGDLYYRLNVITLHLPPLRERVDDIPLLADHFLKRFASSRGEEPPRLSDEAREILQSYDWPGNVRELENALERAAVLSRGGEIKPNTLPERLTSQKATPLVSDRLPPNPPLEIIERAYIHWVLQAEGGNKTRTAEVLGIDPSTLYRKLLRYGISE, encoded by the coding sequence GTGAGCGGCGCACCCAGGATCCTGATCATCGACGACGAAACCTCCATCCTCGACACGCTTCGCATCCTGCTCAAACGCGATGGCTTCGAGGTCCACACCGCAGTCGGAGGGCAGCAGGGGCTCGAGGCGCTCGCCGAGGTCGAGCCGGACATCGTGCTGACGGACATACGCATGCCCGGGGTTTCGGGGATTGACGTCCTGAACGCCGCCCGGGAGATGGATTCCACGCTGCCCGTCATCCTGATGACGGCGCAGGCCTCCCTCCAGTCGGCGATCCAGGCGGTAAACCAGGGCGCCTTTCACTACGTCCAGAAGCCCTTCTCCAACGACGAGATGCTGGTGATCTGCCGACGCGCGGCGGAGTCGCGCCAGCTTCGGCAAGAGAACCGCGCCCTGAAGTCGGAGATCCGCCGCCGTGACGCCTCTCAGGCAGTCCGTCCGATCGGGAAGAGTCGCGCTTTCAACGACGTGATTCGCCTGGCCGAGACGGTCGCGCCGACCGACTCGACCGTGCTGATCTCCGGCGAATCGGGGACGGGGAAGGAGGTCGTGGCCCGCTTCATCCACGCGCTTTCCGATCGCTCGGACGGTCCCTTCCTCTCGATCAACTGCGGGGCGTTGCCCGAGAACCTCCTCGAGTCAGAGCTGTTCGGTCACGTGAAGGGTTCGTTCACCGGGGCGGTGCGTGACAAGGCGGGCCTCTTCGTGGCGGCGAAGGGCGGCACCTTCTTCCTCGACGAGGTCGGGGAGATGTCGCCCGCGACTCAGGTCAAGCTGCTGCGCGCCCTGCAGGAGCGGGAGGTGATTCCGGTCGGGGCCACCGAGGCGGTCCCGGTGGATGTGCGCATCATTGCGGCTACCAACCGGGACCTAGAGGAGGAGATCCGGCGCGGCACCTTCCGTGGCGACCTCTACTACCGGCTGAACGTCATCACCCTGCACCTTCCTCCCTTGCGGGAGCGGGTGGATGACATCCCGCTTCTGGCCGATCACTTCCTCAAGCGCTTCGCGAGCTCTCGCGGTGAGGAACCGCCTCGGCTCTCCGACGAGGCCAGGGAGATCCTCCAGTCTTACGACTGGCCCGGTAACGTTCGCGAGCTGGAGAACGCCCTCGAGCGGGCGGCCGTGCTGTCGCGTGGAGGGGAGATCAAGCCGAACACGCTCCCGGAGCGGCTGACCTCGCAGAAGGCAACGCCCCTGGTCTCCGACCGTCTGCCGCCCAACCCACCGCTGGAGATCATCGAGCGCGCCTACATCCACTGGGTGCTGCAGGCCGAGGGAGGCAACAAGACGCGGACCGCGGAGGTCCTCGGCATCGACCCGTCCACCCTGTACCGGAAGCTCCTACGCTACGGCATCTCCGAATGA
- a CDS encoding ATP-binding protein, with amino-acid sequence MTRARSPGPDQTPQKGSSSRRPPQLPAQARVLEWIYVGRLLLVATFIARATWTSLGASPWVDWVVFIILPIVVVFTATSYAYSRVPGRQPPEWFLVAQVVADAALLTLIVYLTGIQHSIYAPFYILLICSAALLLPARGGTFVAMLAIVLYLASISWSGASLLDTAVLLQLALFIMVALVTSYLGRRLHAAGAALGEVQSELQQLRLNTDDILSSIGTGILTVEHDGQLAFMNPAAEELLGMKASEWLGKPVLAHLDEVAPGLGAVIDRSRQERTAIRRWETRRDADDFVLGVSTTLVEGVGRTAPAVTAIFQDITEKIRMEALRRRAERMEAIAELSASLAHEIKNPLASIRSAVEQIAGDRVDPEDSRLLRNLVLRESDRLSRLLEEFIDFARVKVTAPAPVEFYSLVQHAVEVVRAHPDAVDRELTVEDRDPPEELWVLGAEDVLHRVVLNLVLNAAQWAGRDGRVRLVVDEVRSDLLTPEVGELSLIRLTVSDTGPGVPPELVDSIFDPFVTHRPGGTGLGLALVQRAVEAHGGAIFVDNVPATEGTGAMFTLYLPSLPPDLVTGAESNTTQESLAS; translated from the coding sequence ATGACACGAGCTCGCTCCCCCGGCCCGGACCAGACCCCGCAGAAGGGCTCCTCGTCCCGGAGGCCACCCCAGCTCCCGGCTCAGGCGCGGGTGCTCGAGTGGATCTACGTCGGCCGCCTCCTGCTGGTCGCCACCTTCATCGCCCGCGCCACCTGGACCTCCCTCGGCGCGTCCCCCTGGGTGGATTGGGTGGTTTTCATCATTCTCCCGATCGTCGTCGTGTTCACGGCGACGTCCTATGCGTATTCCCGGGTGCCAGGACGGCAGCCACCGGAGTGGTTCCTGGTGGCCCAGGTGGTGGCGGACGCGGCCCTGCTGACGCTGATCGTCTACCTGACCGGCATCCAGCACAGCATCTACGCGCCTTTCTACATCCTGCTCATCTGCTCGGCGGCGCTCCTGCTGCCCGCGCGGGGGGGTACCTTCGTGGCGATGCTGGCGATCGTGCTCTACCTCGCCAGCATCTCCTGGAGCGGCGCGAGCCTGCTGGACACCGCGGTTCTGCTGCAGCTCGCGCTCTTCATCATGGTGGCGTTGGTCACCAGCTACCTTGGTCGCCGGCTACACGCGGCGGGCGCGGCGCTGGGGGAGGTGCAGTCGGAGCTCCAACAGCTTCGCCTCAATACGGACGATATTCTCTCCAGCATCGGTACGGGCATCCTGACGGTCGAGCACGACGGGCAGCTCGCCTTCATGAACCCCGCGGCGGAGGAGCTGCTGGGGATGAAGGCGAGCGAATGGCTGGGAAAACCGGTGCTCGCCCACCTAGACGAGGTCGCTCCGGGGCTGGGCGCGGTGATCGACCGGTCTCGCCAGGAGCGTACCGCGATCCGGCGATGGGAGACACGGCGCGATGCGGACGACTTCGTCCTCGGTGTGAGCACCACCCTGGTGGAGGGCGTGGGTCGGACCGCGCCGGCGGTGACCGCCATCTTCCAGGACATCACCGAGAAGATCCGGATGGAGGCGCTGCGGCGACGCGCAGAGCGCATGGAAGCCATCGCGGAGCTCAGCGCCTCACTCGCGCACGAGATCAAGAACCCGCTGGCCTCGATCCGCAGCGCGGTGGAGCAGATCGCCGGCGACCGCGTCGATCCGGAGGACTCGCGCCTGCTACGCAACCTCGTCCTCCGCGAATCGGACCGGCTCAGCCGGCTGCTCGAGGAGTTCATCGATTTCGCCCGGGTGAAGGTCACGGCGCCGGCGCCGGTCGAGTTCTATTCGCTGGTGCAACACGCCGTGGAGGTCGTGCGCGCGCACCCCGATGCGGTCGATCGCGAGCTGACGGTCGAGGACCGTGATCCGCCCGAGGAACTGTGGGTGCTAGGAGCCGAGGACGTACTCCACCGGGTGGTGCTGAACCTGGTGCTGAACGCCGCCCAGTGGGCCGGTCGTGACGGGCGGGTCAGACTGGTCGTCGATGAAGTAAGGTCTGACCTGCTCACTCCGGAAGTGGGGGAGCTGAGCCTCATCCGTCTGACAGTCTCGGACACCGGGCCGGGCGTCCCGCCCGAGCTGGTCGACAGCATCTTCGATCCGTTCGTCACGCACCGCCCCGGGGGAACCGGTCTGGGCCTGGCGCTGGTGCAGCGGGCGGTGGAGGCGCACGGTGGCGCGATCTTCGTCGACAACGTCCCGGCCACCGAAGGAACGGGGGCGATGTTCACCCTGTATCTCCCATCTCTGCCACCGGACCTGGTGACCGGGGCGGAGTCGAACACTACCCAGGAAAGCTTGGCTTCGTGA
- a CDS encoding iron ABC transporter permease, translating to MTSTQRRRTLLLALPVAALLLWLVLYPNLFVLGDSLREGGRITFDAYVRFFRSPSEREALWNSVWLSAASVALAGAVGIPLAFLFSRYDFPGRRILGGLASLPVLLPPLVGVIAFVFLFGESGFLARGVQLLLGLERPPWRLTGAPAILLVHAYTMYVYFFLFTSAGLARLDPTYAEAAAALGAGRWEILRRVTLPMLAPSVLGAALLVFMTAMGSFSAPYVFGGGFRVLTTQVFASKLNGDLTMAAVETVMLAVVCVLFLVLLQRYEAGREYTGAGKGIAPAARPLRGRAARSLVPAVAWLGVGFLLLPHATVLLVSFVPEGTWTTQFVPPTYSLDNYRDLFTDPQMARPLLNSLQMASLATVANVVLAVAAAYLLVRRRFRGKWLINALVILPWALPGTVLAIALATTFSVDRPLAGRFVLVGTFIILPLAYFIRNIPLVTRAAMASFRQLDPALEEAAGSLGASPAYTLRRVMLPLVLPGLVAGAMLAFVTALGEFVASILLYTHRTRPISMAILSELRAFDFGAAAAYGVLLILLMALVFVLGFRSVNADARGL from the coding sequence GTGACCAGCACGCAGCGCCGCCGTACGCTGCTGCTCGCGCTGCCAGTCGCGGCGCTCCTCCTCTGGCTCGTCCTCTATCCGAACCTCTTCGTGCTGGGTGATTCACTGCGTGAAGGGGGCCGGATCACCTTCGATGCGTACGTCCGCTTCTTCAGAAGCCCCTCCGAGCGAGAGGCGCTGTGGAACAGCGTCTGGCTGAGTGCCGCCAGCGTCGCGCTCGCGGGTGCGGTGGGCATCCCGCTGGCCTTTCTCTTCTCGCGGTACGACTTCCCCGGGCGCCGGATCCTCGGGGGGCTGGCATCGCTGCCCGTACTGCTCCCCCCGCTGGTGGGCGTCATCGCCTTCGTCTTCCTCTTCGGAGAGAGCGGCTTCCTCGCGCGCGGCGTTCAGCTCCTCCTGGGCCTCGAGCGCCCGCCGTGGCGGCTGACCGGCGCGCCCGCCATCCTGCTGGTGCACGCGTACACGATGTATGTGTACTTTTTCCTCTTCACCAGCGCCGGTCTGGCGAGGCTCGATCCGACGTACGCCGAGGCGGCCGCGGCGCTGGGGGCTGGGCGCTGGGAGATTCTGCGGCGGGTCACGCTGCCGATGTTGGCGCCCTCGGTGCTGGGAGCGGCGCTCCTGGTCTTCATGACCGCAATGGGATCGTTCAGCGCCCCGTACGTCTTCGGCGGGGGATTCCGCGTGCTCACGACCCAGGTCTTCGCGAGCAAGCTGAACGGAGACCTGACCATGGCCGCCGTGGAGACGGTGATGCTCGCGGTGGTCTGCGTTCTCTTCCTCGTGCTGCTGCAGCGGTACGAGGCGGGACGGGAATACACCGGCGCGGGCAAGGGAATTGCCCCCGCGGCGCGGCCGTTGCGCGGTCGGGCCGCCCGCAGCCTCGTGCCCGCGGTGGCGTGGTTGGGCGTGGGGTTCCTTCTGCTCCCGCACGCAACGGTTCTGCTCGTCTCCTTCGTCCCGGAGGGAACATGGACGACGCAGTTCGTTCCGCCCACCTATTCCCTGGACAACTACCGGGACCTCTTCACGGACCCGCAGATGGCCAGGCCGCTGCTGAATTCGCTGCAGATGGCGTCGCTGGCCACCGTCGCCAACGTGGTGCTGGCGGTCGCGGCGGCTTATCTGCTGGTACGCCGCCGCTTCCGCGGCAAGTGGCTGATCAACGCGCTGGTTATCCTGCCGTGGGCCCTCCCGGGAACTGTGCTGGCGATCGCACTTGCGACCACCTTCAGCGTCGATCGCCCGCTCGCTGGAAGGTTTGTGCTGGTGGGCACGTTCATCATCCTCCCTCTGGCCTACTTCATCCGCAACATCCCGCTGGTCACGCGGGCGGCGATGGCCAGCTTCCGCCAACTCGATCCGGCCCTGGAGGAGGCGGCGGGATCCCTGGGCGCATCCCCGGCGTACACGTTGAGACGGGTGATGCTGCCGCTCGTCCTTCCGGGCCTTGTCGCTGGAGCGATGCTTGCCTTCGTGACCGCGCTCGGTGAGTTCGTCGCGTCGATACTTCTCTATACACATCGCACGCGGCCCATATCGATGGCCATACTCTCGGAGCTTCGGGCTTTCGACTTCGGTGCCGCCGCGGCGTACGGAGTTTTGCTGATCCTGTTGATGGCCCTCGTGTTCGTGCTCGGCTTCCGCTCCGTCAACGCGGATGCGCGAGGGCTCTAG
- a CDS encoding ABC transporter ATP-binding protein, whose protein sequence is MLRLESLSKRFDETVAVQDLSLEVSKGEFLSLLGPSGCGKTTTLRMVAGFETPTSGRILLEGRDVTHLPPQRRGTGMVFQNYALFPHLDVFENVAFGLRARGEKSSVIAERVRRALERVDLAGLERRSVQALSGGQQQRVALARALAPEPPLLLLDEPLSNLDAALRERTRSELRALLKEVGITAVFVTHDQEEAFHLSDRIAVLDRGRLQQVGPAEELYHRPVNPFVASFVGQANFFPGRVIGTDQGVAEVEVMDGVRWKIPHQDGVAPGSVRVMTRPESLLLAPGSNNGPDELRGRVLDRRFAGGATYYRVEVAEAGEVLVSVTGDPEGGLSGPVALKLRPGGTVRLFPAEST, encoded by the coding sequence ATGCTGCGGCTGGAGTCGCTCAGCAAGCGGTTCGACGAGACCGTCGCGGTGCAGGATCTGTCGCTCGAAGTCTCGAAGGGTGAATTCCTCAGCCTCCTGGGGCCGAGCGGGTGCGGGAAGACGACCACGCTGCGCATGGTGGCGGGATTCGAGACCCCCACCAGCGGAAGGATCCTGCTGGAAGGGCGCGACGTCACGCACCTGCCGCCCCAGCGGCGCGGCACCGGGATGGTCTTCCAGAACTACGCGCTCTTTCCCCACCTGGACGTCTTCGAGAACGTTGCCTTCGGGTTGCGCGCGCGGGGTGAAAAGAGCTCCGTCATCGCGGAACGGGTCCGCCGCGCGCTGGAGCGGGTGGACCTGGCCGGGTTGGAGCGGCGATCGGTGCAGGCCCTCTCCGGCGGGCAGCAGCAGCGCGTCGCGCTCGCTCGCGCCCTCGCTCCTGAGCCGCCGCTCCTTCTCCTCGACGAGCCGCTCTCCAACCTCGACGCGGCGCTACGCGAGCGCACGCGTTCCGAGCTGCGAGCGTTGCTGAAAGAGGTGGGGATCACCGCGGTTTTCGTGACCCACGACCAGGAAGAGGCCTTCCACCTCTCGGACCGCATCGCCGTGCTCGACCGAGGTCGGCTGCAGCAGGTGGGCCCCGCGGAGGAGCTCTACCATCGCCCCGTCAATCCCTTCGTCGCTTCGTTCGTGGGGCAGGCCAACTTCTTTCCGGGCCGGGTGATCGGTACCGATCAGGGCGTGGCCGAGGTCGAGGTGATGGACGGTGTGCGCTGGAAGATTCCGCACCAGGATGGCGTTGCACCCGGCAGCGTGCGGGTGATGACCCGCCCGGAGTCGCTGCTCCTGGCGCCAGGCTCGAACAACGGTCCGGACGAGCTGCGCGGTCGCGTACTCGACCGACGGTTCGCGGGCGGGGCGACCTATTACCGGGTCGAGGTGGCGGAGGCGGGAGAGGTGCTGGTGTCGGTGACCGGTGACCCGGAAGGGGGCCTCAGCGGCCCCGTGGCTTTGAAGCTGCGCCCGGGAGGCACCGTGCGCCTATTTCCGGCGGAGTCGACGTGA
- a CDS encoding extracellular solute-binding protein — MKRHSSPTRRRSACETHSCDRRPRGSAWALSCTRTLRVCLLLALGGAVLDACGGDGREALIVYSPHGPDLLNDVEQRFEAAHPTIDLQWLDMGSQEVLDRIRSERANPQADVWYGGPSQLFAAAADDGLLAAHRPEWAELVAEHSDAEARYLALYYTPLVIAYNSEAVDSALAPRDWDDALDPRWRGQVLIRDPLASGTMRSIFGMIVERSLRATGDTAQGFDWLRRLDAQTREYVLNPTLLYQKLARQEGLITLWDMPDIEMLKATTGYPIDYNYARSGTPMVVDAVAVVANSPNSEAARAFVEFIGSSEEVLFAAREHMRLPVREDIPVDSLPPALRRAREEIVEEPMDWRLLQERGSDWMRYWDERVRGRG, encoded by the coding sequence GTGAAGCGACACTCCAGCCCGACTCGCCGACGCTCCGCGTGCGAAACGCATTCGTGTGATCGACGGCCGCGCGGCTCGGCATGGGCGCTCTCATGCACTCGCACCCTGCGGGTCTGCCTGCTCCTTGCGCTCGGCGGCGCGGTACTGGACGCCTGCGGCGGCGACGGCCGCGAGGCGTTGATCGTTTACTCGCCGCACGGACCCGATCTCCTGAACGACGTCGAGCAGCGCTTCGAGGCCGCCCACCCTACGATCGACCTGCAGTGGCTGGACATGGGGTCGCAGGAGGTGCTCGATCGCATCCGTTCGGAGCGTGCGAACCCCCAGGCCGACGTCTGGTACGGGGGTCCCAGCCAGCTCTTCGCGGCCGCCGCAGACGACGGCCTGCTCGCCGCGCACCGGCCGGAATGGGCCGAGCTGGTGGCCGAACACAGCGATGCGGAGGCGCGCTACCTCGCCCTCTACTACACGCCCTTAGTCATCGCCTACAACAGCGAGGCGGTGGATTCCGCTCTGGCTCCGCGTGACTGGGACGACGCGCTCGATCCGCGCTGGAGGGGTCAGGTGCTCATCCGCGACCCACTGGCGAGCGGCACGATGCGGAGCATCTTCGGCATGATCGTGGAGCGCTCGCTGCGCGCGACGGGCGATACGGCGCAGGGCTTCGACTGGCTCCGCCGTCTGGACGCTCAGACGCGCGAGTACGTGCTGAACCCGACCCTGCTGTACCAGAAGCTCGCCCGGCAGGAGGGGCTGATCACCCTCTGGGACATGCCGGACATCGAGATGCTCAAGGCGACCACCGGTTACCCCATCGACTACAACTACGCGCGGAGCGGCACCCCCATGGTGGTGGATGCGGTCGCCGTGGTGGCCAACTCTCCCAACTCTGAGGCCGCCCGCGCCTTCGTGGAGTTCATTGGCAGCAGCGAGGAAGTTCTCTTCGCAGCACGCGAGCATATGCGCCTCCCGGTGCGCGAGGACATCCCCGTCGATTCGCTTCCCCCCGCCCTGCGCCGGGCGCGCGAGGAGATCGTGGAGGAGCCCATGGACTGGCGGCTGCTGCAGGAACGCGGATCGGACTGGATGCGCTACTGGGACGAGCGGGTGCGGGGCCGGGGGTGA